Part of the Triticum urartu cultivar G1812 chromosome 2, Tu2.1, whole genome shotgun sequence genome, GCCAGCGAAGCGCGGGTCTCTGCCTCCTTCACCGCCTACTTCACGCATCAACTCGTGGCATGCGTACGTGTGCTACTCATATGTTCTGGCCAGGACGGATCGAAGCGATGAAGGTCCTGTCTCCTGTACGTGCGTGTCTAGGCGGGCGGGTAAATCATTCAGCTAGACGGTGAACAATCGTCCAGAGCAACGTGCGACTGGGCCTGGTCGGTGAGCACCAGTTAGCGTCGCCGATGACAGTGCCGCACTCGCTTACGCCATGCTCACCGTACTTTGCAGTTCGGAAGCTTATGTAGCCTCCGTGCTTCGCTCTGCCGCGCGAGCTGCGCCCTGCCATTAGTGGTCATGTTGGCCTCCGTGTCATTGACTGCTCCCGTGAATGCCACCGCGCCTTGCCTGCAGTACCGCCGCGCTGCCGCGGAGGCGCTGTGGCTAGGCTCCGAGCCTCCGACGGGAGGCCTGCAAGTGCAGCCTTCGAGGTGGTGGTGGAAATGCAGGCGCACTGCAAGTGCTCGACAAAATGCCTATAAAAACTGGATGAGAAGgacaaaagagagagagagagcaatatTGCCACATGGGAAACGATTGGTCAAAACCATGCTGACTCAGCATGGATACTGCTTCTTTGAGATCAAAGTAGAGAGACCAAATCTGAACTCTGCTAAGAGTTGAGAGATGAAAAgtatatttttctttttttattaaCTTATTCAGCGAAGTCTGACAAAACAAAaacatgaatctactcaaagccaTCTATTTGACTACCTCTGTTGGCTATATCGACTAGCTTGATGAAGTGCTTGACCTTGTGCCATAGCACCATCTAATCCAGTGGCCTCCCCAGACCGCCCACCGACGAATCAAGAATACCAACCGGTTGTAACAGAAGCTCAGCGCGCATCGCATGCACATACTCTAGGCTCTGCCACCACCATCTTTCGTTGTCCCATCGTCGGGAGGGATCAATGCACCGACCTTGCCAGCCTCTCTCCCATCGACGCCTCCACGACGGCAGACAGCGCCATCCTCCTGCGCAAGTCCATGTACAAACATCCAGCGCCGAGACTCCACTCCGTCATGCTGCCGAGATCCGTCGTCTTCGATGCGGTAAATGAAACACTGCTCCACCACTTGTCTCTCCCATCCGGCAGCTGCTCCAAAAACGATGCCCCCATGAAGGAGAGCAACGCTGAAAGCGCTGCCATCGCCCGATTCGGGAAAACCGGTTCTAGGTGTCATCCGGAGCGAAAATGCGGCCATTGCCCGCCATGACGGGAGTCGTAGCACGGTTTTCATCGGCAGCATCGCCTCCCCACTCAACGTTAGGGCTGGATGCGAGATGCCACAACTAGTCGGCCAACCACCTCCGGCGAAAGAGATGGCCACCACCGCCATGCCTAGGGTCGGAGCCCCTGACATCCTCGTGTTGCGGGTCTAGCCCAAAAGGCACTTGTCGTCGCCGGATCAGAGTAGATGCACGACAACCTGAGGTGCGACCCGTTGTAGCCCATCTGGGCCCAGATCGGGCGCCCTAGTTGCCACCGCGGAGATCTCGTCGTCGCCGCCGACCCACGCCACTTCCCTTGATCCGGTCGGAGTGGATCGCCGCCACCCAGATCTGATCGCTGGCTGAGGAGAattgccgccaccgccgccgctgcgGCACACAAGCTTAGCCTGCAGCACCTCGGCGTCGGCAGCGGGAGGAGGGATCCGTCACTGGTGGCGGCCGGCGGAGTTGCCCCGGTAATTTGCGTTTGAAATGTGACAAAGTTTGATGTGATTGGATGACGGCTCTTGTATCCGTGCCCTGTTTAAGATACGCCGTTGGAGATGCCAAAACATTCTACTGGCCAATACGACATTGGTGCAATCCTGGGGACCGGAATAACACGATAAGCCGAGATGAAATGTCCCCATCTATGCCACCCACCAGGTTCCCGTAAAACCTGTGTGCTGCACAAGCGAAACAAAAAGAGAACCATACGTCGCACTCTCCCTCCCACAGTCTCTGTCCACGCACGACCGTTTCAGAAGCTTCGTCCTCGCGTGAGACGTGACAGATTGATGGTTTTGGAACCCGACCGTACCACAGAGCACCACGATATGCGCCGCCCTTTGCTCCCATATACAAACCCCACACCCATCACCACCGTAGTTCAGAAGCGGCAATCCATTTCCTTGATATTTTCCTCAAAGAGATGAGCCTGAGGCACGCGAGCAGGGTGCTGCTGAGGGCGGCGCAGGCCGTCGCGAGGGCGAGGCTGCAGCCGGCGACGGCGTCCAAGTCCGCCATGCCGCCGGCTGCTGGAGCTCTGAAGCCACCGGTGTCGGGAGCCGCACTCCAGCCGCAGCAGGCCACCAGGCGGCTCTCCGGCGGCCTGGCGGACGCGTCGACGCAGAGGGCAAAGACGATCAGGAGGAGGGCCGAGAAGTCCGAGAACGTGATGCACCTTGTGTGTTGGGGACCCAACTAGCCCGTGCTAGCTGGTCGTTCGTTCTCGAGTATCGAAGACACGATGATAGGAGCATACGAGTTGGTGGCTGGATCTACTCTCCGTCTCTCCGTGTATGCATGTAAACGTAGAGGAGATGTAAAATTAGGACTGTAATAGCTGTTCGTTCACTGATGCACACTTGTTGCGGGTTGGTGGCTGGATCTACTCTCCGTGTATATCCAATATTCACAACAATAATATACTTGCAAGAGCAGCTCACTACAATATTAATTCCACCACATAATCATGAATATATCAAATAACTCATGTGTGTCATGCCTTCAATGCCAACACAACCAAACCACACCAAACTTGAGCAATATATGCCAATAGAAGGCAAGCACAGGAGCAACAACCAATATGATAAGAAAAACACCAAATCAATGGGATACACATGGATTTACATGAAACCCCCTTTGCAGCGAAAAACCACGGGCAAGAGCAAACAGTCTTTAACTACATAGATGAATAAAGTGCAAGgttcttttttttttgaaaaggaggaatGCCCTTGGCCTCTGCATCAATAGATGAATAAAGTGCAAGGTGGAAGCCAACAATTAAGGGAGGCTCCAAATCCCAAATTTTAATACTCTAATTGGGGTGAATTTGTATATCAAATAGTCTCACTCTTCTCCTTACCCTAAAACTCTTAATAGAACAAACAAGCTCAACTATCTTTCCGTTCTTGAGCTTGGGAAGATGCCTATGCAAATAGCTTTGCAGGAAGCCCCCTCAGCTTGCTAACTATGTCAAACAATCCTTATTTCAGTCTACAACATTCGTAAGCATTGTTTTGCATGTCAGGGTGCCCATAATGACTTCCAAATGGTGAAATAAGATGTGTACGCTATCACATCCACCGTCCACAAGACTATTAATTGTGGTTTGCCACAGTGGTATTTATTTCTAATTAAATCTTTCCACACAACCTCCCCGTTAAGTAGCTTAAAAAGCCATTTGATCAAGAGACAATGGTCTTCTATAGTTAAAATCTTGAAGACTCAGTCTCCCGTTCTCTCTTGGGTTGCAGAGAATGCCCAATTTGACTACTTGTACTTCGGTTTCAAACTATCATTTTGTAAGATATATCTTGATTCCGGATAAATACCCAAAGAAAGGGGAGCGGTGGGCCTACAAAAAGGAGGAGGGAGTGATGGGGAACCTTAGTCTATATATTGCTCTGAGCTACCAAGTACCAGTCTCGCAACAATACTATCGTTAAAGGATCGGTTTTCCTAAGAGCATGGATCATCCACGAGTCGAATTCGCTCTCTTGCAGTGCGTTTGAATCACGAACTAGAGTCGGACTCATTAACTGCTGATTTTTTTAAGGATTGTTCTAACCTCTTACAAACTTTCACCGCCACTTCAAAGAATGACAACAAAAACATAGGCATTTTGGTGAGCACCATCCACCAAGACGAGGATAGATGTTTACCCTTCCAACAACTCAGTTTCTTCTCAAGTCTTGCCTCCATATATGTTGAATCGCTATTCCGCATCTTTCTACAATGAATCAAGGTACCAATATATGCAAAAGAAAACGGTACCAACATCACAACCAAAAGGCTATGTGTAAATGATTCTTACATACGAACTTAATTAGATTGGTTGCTAGCTAGACAACAATAGCTGGATCGACTCGATGGCGATCTCACCTCAATTGTAGTGGGGTTCAAGTGATCAGTCTCAAGTTCAAGGGACGGATTCAAAGGCATGGCTATTCCGCTATCTAGTACCGATCTTCTGGGCCAATCAATTTGTGATGTTGTGCTCGTAAACATGGCCACAACTTCAGACATGGCTGGCCTATCATCTGCCATTTCCTGGACGCAAAGGAGCCCGATCTGGATACAACGTTCTAGCCCGGGCAGTATCTCAGGCTCGGATTTAGGGAGCAGCACAATTGTCATGTCGAGAAATTCGACGATCCTATTCTGCTCCCATAGTTCCCAGGCCTACCAAAAAAAATTGTCAAGTTCCATTAGAGTATGTACATCTCAATCAAGAAATAAAACAAATGTAGAGCTTTGCAACACCAATATCAATATGAACCGTGCATGCACATGCAAAGAAACATGAATTTATAATTTACTTGGACTTACTTGGGAAAGAAGCCTTTGCAAGCTACCATTCCTTTGCCCGCTAAGAGTCTCTAGAAGAATAACTCCAAAGCTATAAACGTCGCATTTCAGCGTCATCTCCCCTCCCCGCACATACTCTGGAGCTGCGTATCCCCTTCATGGAACGCAGTAGTGTTAGGTATGTCGGATCTGCAACTTTTTTGTGTGGTGAATATACATATGTCTTTAATACTTACGGTGAAATAACAATTGTTTGATCAGGCCCAGTCCGATTATCCGCAAAAAGTTTGGCGGTGCCAAAGTCAGCGATTTTTGGCTTCCACTCATCATCAAGAAGAATGTTCCCGGGTTTAAGGTCACGGTGGATCACACTCTCGCCTGATCCTGCGTGGAGGTATGCAACACCATGAGCGATCTCGCGTAGTAATTCTAACCTTCTTGCCCAGTCCAGTGAAGCACGAAGATCAGGTGTGCCTGTCCAGTCAAATATAGATTGATTAGATGCCTAAATCTACTATATAGAAATTATGGATTAAAAACAAAACGCCTATGTTACTTCAAAATTTAACATCCAAATTATTAACTGACTCTCTGAAAGTTGCTTATAAACACTATCAAATCTCAAAGCACAATATGCTCTAAGAGGTTTCTAGAATGAAAACTTCCCTCTTGattcaaaaaaaaaaacttgAAAGAAGGAAAACCATGCAGGTTGTATGTGAAgcactccctctggtccttttacTTCGCGTATTAGATTTGTGTCGAGTCAAATtttacaaagtttgaccaaatacATACTGAAAAATACCTATACAATACCAAATATATTTTCCATGAGAATTCATTTGGTAATGAATCTAAAAATATTCATTTGGCATTGTGAATGTCAATACATTCTTTTtataagtttggtcaaagtagagatgcATTGACGACAAGACTTATATGAAGACTAAAAAGGACAGGATGGAGTATATACCTACAAGCGTTTTCTTACAAAACATATGACGATCTATGACTAATAATAACCTATTTATAATATAATATAATGTGCGCACATACTGCTAATAATAATAATTCTTTTGTTACCAAAGTTGCACATATAAACCACGCAAATCTATATGTATGATTTTTCAGATTTGAAAAACCTTCTAAACACGATTTTGTCCTGCAGAGAAAATGTTAAGGTTGCCAAGCTAATGATTAGGGTGAAAACTGGAATTTTTTGGTGAACTTGGACTTAGGAGATCATGCATGTGCATGAGAAATTAATGGAACACGTGGACCTAGCACGCAATATATTTGTATGATCTTGTTTGGAACACAAGGATTCAACATTTAACTTTTCGTGAGAACTTGAGTAATTCCAGTAAGAAGGGAGTACCGAATATGTAGATGTTCAGACTCTTGTTCTTCATGTATTCGTATACGAGTATCCGCTCCTTGCCTTCATCACAGTAAGCGAGGAGACGAACAAGACTACCATGTCGAAGCCCAACCATTACTTCCACTTCTCTCGCGAAATCATTCTTGCCTTTTGTTGTCAATGCCGTTTGTTTAAGCCTCTTGACAGCAATAGTTCTTCCTTCAGGAAGCTGTCCCTGGTGATTTTAGAATTCGAGATGTCAAAAATTAGATTTGCCAATAGCTGCTTTTCTATATGCCAATGCCTTAAACAATGAGATGTTTTCCCATGAAGGAtaacaacacacacacacacacacacattgacGAACCTTGTAAACAATGCTAAATCCACCTTGCCCGATTATGTTACTTTTAGAGAAATTCCCAGTGACATCCTTTATAATTGCTAGACTAACTGAAGGAACCGCCATGGTAGGATTTTGAGGAATAGCACCTGCAAAACGAGCTTGCGTGCTTTACAACATTGCATTTACCATGCATTTCCATTTTCTCATTCATGCAAATAACAACAAGATTGAGCTAGTAGAGAATAATTTACCTATTATTCGGTTTTTCCTTCTCCACCAAATCATAAAGACGAGCAGAAGAATAGTAACAGCAGAAGGTAGAGTTGTGGCAACAAGTAGTGTTGGAAACCTTTTACGGCCACCTGTTTTTGGAGAAAAAAGATCAAAAATAAATTGAACATACATACTTAGAATCatttaaattttatttttgcaGGTATCTTTTTTTAGTGTATTATCACAATTTATGTCATCTAATCATTGTTCCCCATCCAGAAACCTTGAAGTCTTGTACCCACACATGTCTTCACTTGCAAAATGTTGTAAAACAATATGAACTCTCTTAAATTTTGGAGAGAACAAAAAATCACATCTCATCGATTTTAACTCCAAATAAATGTGACCGGCTGGTTTCAAAATTTTGTAGAACTAAGATCAAATTTATACCAAGTTTTATGCTTTAAATTGCTTGAATTCATACTTTCTATTTTAATTTCAATTTATGATAATTTTGAAATCCTTCACAAATTCAGCTTTTCCACTGAATAATTTACTCCATAAAGCGGACCATAAGAATTAGTGTAACTTAGAATTTGAAATAATGAAATTTTATCTCCAATGAAAGGAGTAGGACTGAAGTTAACATTTGGGGCGAAAATGTAGTGTCCACCCATAATCTGTACATACCGATTTCTGATTTTGACAGCCTCAGGTAGAGATTCTGCCCTCTGTCGACGAGGCGTAGATCAACGATGCCATCCGCCCACATGACGCACCCGGCACCCTCGCCCCCTCCCCGAATATCGGCGGCGGCGTAGGCGAAGCAGGAGCAGTTGGCAAGGCACCTCGCCCTGCACTCTTCCAGCGTGACGCCCATATCCACCGACGCATTCTGCGTGTCGGGAAGCTTCATCCCTGGCACCACCTTGAATCCATCCGTCGTCGTCCCGCCGGTACAGTCCAGAGCCGCGTCTCGTCGGCACCCGTCGGAGTTATCCTTCACCACCAGCGCCGACGCGTTCGCGGCGCTGAACCCGGCGACACAGCCGCAGAACCCCGACGATGCCGCCTCGGGGTCGCAGAGGCCGAACGGGCCGCACTTGCCGTACTCGTCGCACGGGTCCCTCGGCCCCTGGAATATACGGTTCCACTCCCGGCTGCTCGCGTCCCACTCCAGCCGCTCCGCCTTGCCGGTGTGGTTCACCACGACGCGGGTCAGCGGCGCGCCGGCCGCGGCGGTGTACCCGTAGGTGGTCTCCCACGGGCTCGTCGTCACCAGCAGCGGGTACTTGCCCGCGTACGCACGCGCCTCCGGGACGCCGTTGAAGTAGATCCCGTTCCATGGGCCAGTGCGGTACGTCTTGACGTCGCGGTACCACAGGATGATCTCCGGTAACCCGCTGGTTTGCAGCATGCGGCGGTAGTCTCCCGGCGACGGGTCGTCGGCGGAGCTCCACGACGTGAGCTGCCACTCGCCTCCGGTCCAGAGGTTCTTGCCCAGCTTCATGCCGGGCAGCAAGGTGTCCGACGGCTGATCGAACGACTGCCACAGGGAGGCGTTGCTGCTGCCGTTGCGCACGACCAGGTTGCCGGAGTCGAGAAGCCGAACCGCCGCGGCGGAGGCGGGCAGGAAGCTCGAAGACCACGCCGTTCGTGTCCGGCGGGAGCCGTCGAGCAGGACGAGGCTGCCGACGTCGTTGAGCACCAGCGTGCCGGACTTGTCAAGGAGCGGCTGGTCGCGGTTGGCAACCCAGCAGACGGTATCGTTGGACACGGAGAACCATATGCCGAGGTACCGCTTGGTGGACGCCCCGGGAGAGAAGAACCCGAGGGTGAAGGAGCCGCCGGCCGAGACGAGCGTGTCGCCATCGGCGAGCTTCTGGCCCCTCTCGAGCTTGTCAGTGACGCCGGCGGCGGTCGAAAGGAGGAAGAAGCAGATCAAGAGCACCTGCAGTAGGAGACGTGCCGGCAGCTGCTGGTAGCTCTCATGGCGGATGGATGCTGGATGCCTCTTTCCACGGCACAGCTCATGCATGGACCATGGGATTGGGATGTATACCGCCGAATTGCGCGACCGTTTCAAAGCTAGACTGGTCATGTAATTAAGTTGTTACCCCTCTTGGACCGAGATCATAACATTTCAAAGTATACGTGCTCGTACTTGTTAATGTGGTCAGTAGTGTGCTACGTACTTGATAGAGATGGGACTAAAAATGTTTTCGTTTCTTTTTAGAGATTGAAATCCAAACAATTCCATTTGGCCGTTCAAGAGCAGCCAATTTTTCAAGGAAGTTGCAATCACCAGTTGATTTTTTCAGTGGTAGACGTGGCGCGTGTGGAGAGGATAACAGAGCAATCACAGTCATCGCAGAGATGAGAACTTAGCTCTTGCTCGTCTGAATAGTACAAGAAATAGTGTGGGTCTAGATGAATTCATTAGACTGGATCAAATTGCCACCCGTAGCCGCCATCTGATATGCCTATTGCTCTACTAGTAAGCAGAGTAAATGCAGAGCATGGCATCGATGGCTACGTGCACGTGCTCCGTCCCTTCGAAAATACAAGGTGTACTGAACTTTTGACACATCAAACTTCTGTATATTTGATCAAGTTTATTCAGAAAAATATTGATATCTACAATACCAAGTCAGTATTATTATATTCATCATTAaattattttcatattttactaGAAAAAGTATATTTTTAGCCCTCAACTCTTTTGAAAGTATGAAGATGGTCGGACGAAATCACTATTCTGACCCTTTGAACGAACTTTGTCACAAAATGAACTCGACGTCAAATTATTTCACGATCTGACCCTTTTAGCAACGCCACAGCCCGCGGCGTTTCTGTCCAATATAGAAACGCCGAGGTAGCTAGCGTGTCTGACCAAAGAAGAAACGCCGTGGTAGCTAGCGTTGCGGACCAGGTAAGAAACGCCAAAGGCGCTGGCGTTGCAGCCCATCATGGAAACGTCAATGACCATGGCGTTGCTACCCTCTTTGGTCGTAATTAATTAGCCTTATTAATTAGGTTGTTCATCCAGGTTCCACATGCACATGAAAAAGGGCAGCAACGCCATGGTTCTTTGGCGTTTCTATGATGGTCAGAAACGCCAGCGCCTTCGGCGTTTCTTACCTGGTCCGCAACGCTAGCTACCTCGGCGTTTCTTCTTTGACCAGGAACGCTAGCTACCTCGGCGTTTCTTCTTTGAGCAGAAACGCCGCGGGCTATGGCGTTGTTAAAAGGGTCAGATCGTGAAATACTTTCACATCGAGTTCAT contains:
- the LOC125534408 gene encoding uncharacterized protein LOC125534408, with product MSLRHASRVLLRAAQAVARARLQPATASKSAMPPAAGALKPPVSGAALQPQQATRRLSGGLADASTQRAKTIRRRAEKSENVMHLVCWGPN
- the LOC125538252 gene encoding G-type lectin S-receptor-like serine/threonine-protein kinase At4g27290 — protein: MHELCRGKRHPASIRHESYQQLPARLLLQVLLICFFLLSTAAGVTDKLERGQKLADGDTLVSAGGSFTLGFFSPGASTKRYLGIWFSVSNDTVCWVANRDQPLLDKSGTLVLNDVGSLVLLDGSRRTRTAWSSSFLPASAAAVRLLDSGNLVVRNGSSNASLWQSFDQPSDTLLPGMKLGKNLWTGGEWQLTSWSSADDPSPGDYRRMLQTSGLPEIILWYRDVKTYRTGPWNGIYFNGVPEARAYAGKYPLLVTTSPWETTYGYTAAAGAPLTRVVVNHTGKAERLEWDASSREWNRIFQGPRDPCDEYGKCGPFGLCDPEAASSGFCGCVAGFSAANASALVVKDNSDGCRRDAALDCTGGTTTDGFKVVPGMKLPDTQNASVDMGVTLEECRARCLANCSCFAYAAADIRGGGEGAGCVMWADGIVDLRLVDRGQNLYLRLSKSEIGGRKRFPTLLVATTLPSAVTILLLVFMIWWRRKNRIIGAIPQNPTMAVPSVSLAIIKDVTGNFSKSNIIGQGGFSIVYKGQLPEGRTIAVKRLKQTALTTKGKNDFAREVEVMVGLRHGSLVRLLAYCDEGKERILVYEYMKNKSLNIYIFGTPDLRASLDWARRLELLREIAHGVAYLHAGSGESVIHRDLKPGNILLDDEWKPKIADFGTAKLFADNRTGPDQTIVISPGYAAPEYVRGGEMTLKCDVYSFGVILLETLSGQRNGSLQRLLSQAWELWEQNRIVEFLDMTIVLLPKSEPEILPGLERCIQIGLLCVQEMADDRPAMSEVVAMFTSTTSQIDWPRRSVLDSGIAMPLNPSLELETDHLNPTTIEVRSPSSRSSYCCLASNQSN